Proteins found in one Pelobacter seleniigenes DSM 18267 genomic segment:
- the dhaR gene encoding dihydroxyacetone kinase operon transcriptional regulator DhaR codes for MLPNGYPFDLNHLYESWKLVVREGGSVAQCSGVDPAVLRSWQRCLGRRVAESGPANHSSSAAAINIPPPDKEFLLNDALSHLEDCHQYLEGTKSVLALSFSDAHFLHVIGNHDMLAHVAQLGGKVGSCWDEAVAGTNAIALCLESAAPTQVIGAEHFFSSMHSLATTAAPVHDVGGRIIAVVALMTPVQDATPHALSMTMTVSRAIENSMQVQYCLREANSRLIEMNAVLSSIADGILVWDGSGIVTHINTTAADMLQLAIPSVQGEWIGSILRLPEVLKEAWEQGRAIKDVETTFGVGEQHVSALASLLPYRADSSRGMGFLLVLRDIADVRRLVNRQAGTQARLRFEDLSVNSPAMMRVVKQARSAAHSSAPVLIRGDDGTGRIQLAQAIHNEGPRAGKPFLAINCNAIPVGLMATEFLGVGSGKGLPGRPSKFELADGGTLLLDRVETLSMEMQSALVHLIESGTVMRLQSHQPIPVDVRIIALTSSDLEKKVADGSFNRRLYYAFFIFSIVVPALRERPEDIRYSAQRCVARLAESRQRQLSIDEEALKVLERYHWPGNSRELENAMEQAAGQCSHGLIRPEDLPDAICSGRVFELPTSAHQVLSAVQAQREAIKRAAWVTGGRAGAMADMLGISRTTLWRRLKDMNLELEQFRKR; via the coding sequence ATGCTGCCAAACGGATATCCTTTCGACCTCAATCACCTGTATGAGAGCTGGAAGCTCGTGGTGCGTGAAGGGGGCAGCGTGGCCCAATGTTCCGGTGTCGATCCGGCTGTGCTGCGTTCCTGGCAGCGCTGCCTGGGGCGGCGGGTTGCGGAATCCGGTCCGGCAAACCATAGCTCTTCCGCAGCGGCCATCAATATTCCCCCCCCTGACAAAGAGTTTTTGCTCAATGATGCCCTGTCCCACCTCGAAGATTGCCACCAGTACCTGGAAGGGACTAAAAGCGTGCTGGCACTTTCCTTCAGCGATGCCCATTTTCTCCACGTGATCGGCAACCATGACATGCTTGCCCATGTCGCGCAGCTGGGCGGGAAGGTCGGCAGTTGCTGGGATGAGGCGGTGGCCGGAACCAACGCGATCGCACTCTGCCTGGAGAGTGCCGCACCGACCCAGGTGATCGGCGCCGAGCATTTTTTCAGCAGCATGCACAGCCTGGCCACCACGGCCGCACCGGTCCATGATGTCGGCGGACGGATCATCGCGGTTGTCGCCCTGATGACCCCGGTTCAGGATGCCACCCCCCACGCCTTATCCATGACCATGACCGTCTCCCGGGCCATAGAGAACAGCATGCAGGTCCAGTATTGCCTGCGCGAAGCCAATTCCCGGCTGATCGAGATGAATGCCGTTTTAAGTTCCATCGCCGACGGTATCCTGGTCTGGGACGGATCCGGGATTGTGACCCATATCAATACCACTGCCGCGGATATGCTGCAGCTGGCCATCCCTTCGGTGCAGGGAGAATGGATCGGCTCCATTCTCCGCTTGCCCGAGGTGCTGAAAGAGGCCTGGGAGCAGGGGCGCGCCATCAAGGATGTGGAGACCACCTTCGGTGTGGGAGAGCAGCATGTTTCCGCTCTTGCCAGCCTGCTGCCGTACCGGGCCGACAGTTCCCGGGGCATGGGGTTCCTGTTGGTGCTGAGGGATATTGCCGACGTCCGGCGGCTGGTCAATCGTCAGGCCGGAACCCAGGCCCGGCTTCGTTTTGAGGATTTGTCGGTCAATTCCCCGGCGATGATGCGGGTCGTGAAGCAGGCTCGCTCCGCGGCCCATAGCAGCGCTCCCGTGCTGATCCGCGGCGATGATGGCACCGGGCGGATCCAGCTGGCCCAGGCCATTCATAACGAGGGGCCCAGGGCCGGGAAGCCCTTTCTGGCTATCAACTGCAATGCCATTCCGGTGGGGCTGATGGCAACGGAATTCCTCGGTGTCGGCAGCGGCAAGGGGCTGCCGGGCCGGCCCAGTAAATTCGAGCTGGCCGACGGTGGTACGCTGTTGCTGGATCGGGTGGAAACCCTTTCGATGGAGATGCAGTCAGCACTGGTTCACCTGATCGAAAGCGGCACCGTGATGCGGCTGCAAAGCCATCAGCCGATTCCGGTCGATGTGCGGATCATTGCGCTGACCTCGAGCGATCTGGAGAAAAAGGTTGCGGATGGCTCCTTCAACCGGCGCCTCTACTACGCTTTTTTCATTTTCAGTATTGTGGTGCCGGCCTTGCGGGAGCGCCCGGAAGATATCCGTTATTCGGCCCAGCGTTGTGTTGCCCGGCTCGCGGAGAGTCGGCAGCGGCAATTGAGTATTGACGAGGAGGCTTTAAAAGTTCTGGAACGCTACCATTGGCCGGGCAATTCCCGTGAACTGGAGAATGCCATGGAACAGGCCGCCGGACAGTGCTCCCATGGCCTGATTCGGCCCGAGGACCTACCGGACGCTATTTGTTCCGGGCGGGTCTTCGAACTCCCCACCTCAGCCCACCAGGTCCTCTCTGCCGTGCAAGCCCAGCGCGAAGCTATCAAGCGCGCAGCCTGGGTGACCGGGGGACGCGCCGGAGCTATGGCCGATATGCTGGGAATCAGCAGGACCACCCTATGGCGGCGTCTGAAAGACATGAACCTGGAACTGGAGCAGTTTCGCAAGCGCTAA